In Weissella tructae, the DNA window TGCTTTCCGATACTGAATAGAGGTGTCATGTCGTGTGCTGATGCACGTAGGTAGCGCTTTTGCTTTCCGCGTAGTTCAATCATAATTAAATCATAGCCTTTCGAGTCAAAACAGATACACCCTTAGGGGCCCAACCGGCAACAACTGCATTAGCTGGTACAGTAATCCAACCAAGTCCGTCGATGACGATATCTGTCTTTTGTGTTGTTTTAAATTCATGGCGTTGCAATGGTGGCAAATCTGCCAAATGCTCAGCTGAAGGTGGTGCTAATAATTCACCAGCGTGCTTAGCGTAGAAGTCTTCTGCCTTCTCCAACTTTGTACGGTGAATCATCAAGTTGTTATCAAAGTAAGCTGTAAATCCACCCTTTGCCCCTTGCACGTAATCAAAACGTGCTAGTGCACCCATAAACAATGTTTGTTCAGGGTTCAATTGGTAAGTACGTGGCTTTAGTTCCTTTTGTGGTGTGACATACTTCAAGTCCTTTGGAGACAAGTAATGTGCCATTTGATCTTGGTGAATAATACCAGGTGTGTCGATAATCGCGCTATCGTCATCCAAAGGAATTTCGATACGGTCAAGGGTTGTTCCTGGGAAACGAGATGTTGTAATCACATCGTTTTGATCACCAGTAACGTCCTTGATGATTTGGTTAATCATTGTTGACTTACCAACATTGGTTACCCCAACCACGTATACATCACGACCTTCACGGTACTTTTCAATCAAGTCCATCAAAGCCGGCAAATCATCACCTGTACGGCCAGATGTTAGTGCAATATCAATTGGACGTAGTCCAGCGATGTTTGCTTGTTGACGCATCCAGTCCTTAATCTTGCTACGCCGCAAAGACTTTGGCAAAACGTCAATTTTGTTTCCAACCAACAAGATTGGGTTCTTACCAACAAAACGGTGAATTCCAGGAATCAATGATCCTGAGAAGTCAAAGACGTCCATTACGTACACGACCAATGAATTTGTGCTACCAATTTGGTCCAACAAACGACGGAAATCGTCATCTGTCAAACTAACTGGTTGAATTTCATTGTAGTGACGCAAACGGAAACAACGTTGGCACAAGATTTCTTCGTTTTCGAAACCTTTGCGCAAAGCTGACATTGGTGTGTAACCCAATTCTTCTGATTCAGTTGTTTGAATTAATGCCCCACAGCCGATACAACGTAGTTCGTCTGCTAGGTATTCTTGTAGTTCTGCATCACTAATCAAGTTCTTGCCTCCATATAAGCTCTGGATGTGCTGCAAGCATACGCTTCTTCACACCCTTTTCAAAAAATCGGTTAATTTTTGTATTCCATTGGTCAGTTTCCAAAATAGGCTTAACCAAAATACTACGCATACCAGCATTGTTAGATGACCAAACATCTGTTAGTAATTGGTCACCGACCATTACAACTTCATCTGCTGATAAGTTCAAATCTGTCATGGCTTCCTTTAACCCACGTGTAAGTGGCTTAAATGCACGAGAGACAAATGGTAATGATAGGGGCTCAGCCACACGTGCAACACGTGGTGCCTTGTTATTTGACACAATCACAACGGGAATTTCCGCTTCAGCCATTTCTGCTAACCAACGGTGTAGTTCGGGCGTTCCATCAGGATTATTCCACGCAATTAATGTGTTATCTAAGTCTGTTAATACCGCCTTAATCCCTTGCGTACGCAATTGTTCAGGAGTTAAGTGATAAATCGCATCCAACATCCAAGTGGGTGTAAATTTCTCAGTCATATTATTTCCTAACTTAACTTTAGTCTTATTCACTATTATACGCTAAAACACGCCCAACTGAAACCCGCAGAGAAAACAGAAAAGACGTTGCTCATTAGGGCAACGTCTTCTTCGTGTTAATTAATCAGTGGCACGTTCAGCGTTAATGTTCTTAGTTCCGACCTTTTCTTCACCAAGAGCAACGAAGTCGTATGACAACTCAGCGTTACGTTCGAATTCAGCCAATCCGTAAGCAATGATTTCATCAATCAATGCTGAGTAGCTGATTCCTGAAACTTCCCACATTTGTGGATACAAAGAAATGTTTGTAAATCCAGGCAATGTGTTTGGTTCTCCCAAGTATGGCACACCATCTTGATCAACCATGAAGTCCATACGTGTCAAACCAACAAGACCAAGCGCCTTGTAAGTTGCAAGGGCCATTTCAGTAATTTCAGCTTCCAAGTCAGCATCCAAAGTTGCTGGCAATTCAAATGTCATTCCTGAAGCGTCCACGAACTTGTTGTTGTAGTCGTACCAAACGTCTTCACCAGCATCAGGTAGGATAATTCCTCCGATACGTGATGCACGTGGGTTTTCATTACCCAAGATTGAGATAAACACTTCACGTGGTGACTTCAATCCGGCTTCAACAAGTACCTTGTAGTCGTATTGTAGGGCATCGGCCAATCCTGCAGCGTATTCTTCTGCATTCTTAACACGGTGAATACCAACAGATGAACCTTGCTTAGCAGCCTTCACAAACAATGTGCTTGTTCCTAGCTTTTCAACAAGTTCTTCGTATGTGTAGTCATCCTTAGTTTGGTCTGTAAGCAACACGTACTTTGTGTTACGAATACCAGCTTGGTTCAACACACGCTTTGTCAAATCCTTGTCAAAGGCCATGGCTGACGCCGCAGTTCCTGGACCAATGAATGGCTTTTGCAATAGACGGAACAATGATTGCAATGTTCCATCTTCACCCAAGTTACCGTGGACAACTGGGTAGAATAGATCGATTTGATCCATTGCGCCCAAGTTGGCAATTGGTGCCAATGGGTTTGTCATATCCATCTTTTCCATTGCAGCTGCAACGATTGGATCTTCATCTTCACCTTCAAAGACACGCAAAGAGTCTTCTGGGTTCATAATGATTCCTGCCTTTGAAATCAAAAAGACAGTCACATTGTACTTGTCCTTATCCATTGCTTGATAAATATTCCAAGCTGAACGCTTTGATACGTCGTGTTCTGATGAGTTCCCACCAAAGAACAATGCAATATTCAACTTTTCTGTCATGTTCGCACACTCCCTCTATAGCTGTGTAATTTGTGTTACTGGAAACTAAAGTATACCATAATTTCACATTAAGCGAGTATGTTCTTCGCTTGATTTAGGTATTCTCGGATTTCTTCAGGCAATTTTTCACGAACTAATAGGCCTTGTAAAAAATGTTTTTGATTACTTAAACGTGTCCAACTCACTTCGTCTTGCGCTGCTCGCTGTAATACCAGGCTCTTACGCCACTGCTTCAATAAATTCAACGCATAGTCGACGTAAATTTGGTCTAAATTCAGTAAATTAATCCAATACGTCACGAGACGCCAATCTTCACCAGTGACCATTGCATATGGTTGACGTTTTAGCGCCTCGACCATTAGGGTCAATAAGAAAATTTTATCCGCTCGCTGGACTTGCTCATTTAAAGCTGTCGCATCTAAAAATTGACCAACTTGCAGATATGTTTGGGCCAATCCTTTATCCGCAATCATGCCACGATTATCACGCTCTAATGCCATATACAAAGCAAAACGTTCGATAATTTGCGTCTGTAGTAAGACTGGCAAATGCTTTTGATATTGGCGTGGTCCCCAAAAGAAAATAACTGCCAATAAATTGACCGCTGCAGCACGGGTAAATACTGCATCATTTGGTGCTTCATCAATGTGGGCAAATAAATAATCATCGCGACTAATTAAAAATGCCACACGTTTCACTTGGTCCCAACCGAGTACGCCACCTTGAATTAATTCGGTTAAAAGTGTCAACGCACCCGCATCGCGAATAAAAAAATCTTTCGCATGCAAGCCTTTTACCAATAATTCCAATTCATCGTCTGTGACGTCCTTTTTTTCTTCTGTGCGCAATGCAATCATCAATTCAGTCAATTCATGTTCGTCGTCCGGGCGCATCCCCACAATACGACTTGTTTGTGTGCGATCAATTGTGTGGTCAATTTCGTCTAGCCAACGTCCCAAGACATCCCCTAATGAATTGTACAATTCACCTGTTAAGACACGTTGACGTAATCGACTAACTTCTTGCCGTAATTCACTATAGTCTGTTGCCATTATGCCCTCCTCATATGTTTTCATTACATCTATTGTACACAAGGTCGAGACACGACAAAAGCCCCACACAGATAGTATGAGGCTTTTTATGGCATCAAAATGCCGTTATCTCTTTTAGATTAGTGTTTCAAGTGGTAGTAGTAAATTGATACGGCCACATCGCGACTCGCTAATGCATTATGCAGACGCATACTATTTTGATTGTGCAACGCATTTTGCCAACCATGACGGGGCACAAAACTTGGAATCAAAATGGTCACTGAGTGATTTCGCTCTTTGGCATTCTTAGAAATTTCGTCCACAAAACGAACTGCTGGTTCAGTGATTGAACGGTATGAAGAATGGATATCAACATAGCGAACATCTGGAAATTCCTTTTTAAATTTCACACCTAAATCGCGTTCTTTTTGTGGATTAGAATCAAAGGAGACGTGCATCGCAATGACTTGGTCCCCAATTGATTTCGCATAATCCACGGCACCCACTGTCACCTTAGTCAAATTAGACACCAAAATAACAACTGTGCTTCCTGAATAACGATGACGTTCAACACGTTCCTTAGCCATGACACGTAATTCATCCGCCACATTCACATAGTGGAGATGAATACGCCAAAAGATTCCCATCAATACTGGCATCACAACTAGGTAAGGCCAGATAACATCAAAGCGTAATAAGAACAATGAAATGACTAAGATTCCAGAAATTAACGCCCCAATAAAATTGACAGTCATCTTCAAGCGCCAATGTCCTTCACGCTCACGTAACCAATGACGTAACATCCCTGATTGAGACAAAGTAAAGGGAACGAAAACCCCAATGGCATATAAGGGAATTAATTGTTCCGTTGATCCTTGGAAAATCAAAACTAGCGCTATCGCACCTAAAGCAAGGGATACGATTCCATTTGAATAGCTCAGACGGTCACCCTTATCTAGGTAAATATGTGGCATGTACTTGTCTTTCGCCAAATTGTAGGCCAATTGTGGAAAGGCAGAGAAACCTGTATTTGCGGCTACTGCTAAAATCAAGGCAGTCGCTAATTGGAATAGATAGAATAAGACACCATGGCCGAAGGTAACCATTCCAATTTGAGATAAGACTGTTACTTCTTCACGCGGTACAATTCCATACCAATATGATAAGAAGGTAATACCCGCGAAAAAGAATGCTAAGATTAGCGCCATAATTGATAATGTGGCAGCCGCATTCTTGGCTTTAGGTTCTTTAAAATTAGGCACCGCATTAGAAATGGCTTCCACTCCGGTCAAGGAAGAAGAACCACTTGAGAATGCACGCATAAACAAAACAATCGACGCACTTCCAAAGCTTGTTCCTACTGCGGCTGTCGCATTATAAGTTACTTGACCGGTCACAATGTTATACAACCCCATCCCAATCATTAACACGACCATCGCGATAAAGAAGAAAACTGGAATCGTTAGGAAACCAGCCGATTCACGAACACCACGCAGGTTCAATGCCATCAATAGCAAAATCAAGCCAATGGCAATTAACACAGAGTATGGACGCAGTCCTGGTAGCGCTGATGTAATGGCTTCGGTTCCTGATGCAACCGATACGGCCACCGTCAACGTGTAGTCAACAAGTAATGATCCTCCGGCCACTAACCCTGCTTTTTGGCCCCAATTTTTGGCCGTAACACGATACGCACCACCACCACCTGGATAAGCATGAATGATTTGTCGGTACGATAGTGTAATCGCCGCCAACAACAACAACACTAATCCGGCAATTGGTAATTGCCACCACAGTGCAACTGTTCCTGCCATCAACAAGGCAGTAATGATTTGCTCGGTTCCATATGCCACAGATGACAGTGCATCAGATGACAACAAAGCCAAAGCTTTTCCGCGACTTAATTTTTGCGATCCTTCATCGAGCGTCTTCAATGGTTTCCCAATGACAAGACGCTTAAGATAACGCCACATGGTTCTCTCCTATAATCTTCCTAAAAAATATGTGTTGCTTACTTACTAACGGTCATTTTAGAACCATTACTTCGGAAAGTCCATTGTTTTAAACATTGTTTTTTCGCTTTCTTGCAAAATAAAAGACAAAAAGGCTAGCTCAATCACTTGAACTAGCCTTTTTCGTCTATTTTTATTACATCATTCCGCCCATACCAGCCATGGCTGCTTGCGCAGCTGCATCACCGTTATCAGCCTTTGGTTGTTCAGCAACAACTGCTTCAGTCGTCAACAACAACGCTGCGACAGAAGCCGCATTTTGTAGCGCAGAACGCGTTACCTTAGTTGGGTCCACGATACCAGCTTGAATCATATCAACCCAAGTATCATCCCCAGCATTGTAACCAATTCCTGGTGTTTGTTCCTTCAACTTGTTCACAATAACTGATCCTTCCAAACCAGCATTTTCAGCAATTTGACGAACAGGTTCTTCCAAGGCACGCTTAACAATGTTAATACCCGTTTGGATGTCACCAGTCTCTGACAAGGCGTCTACGGCTGTAATGGCGTTCACCAATGCAGTTCCCCCACCGGGCACGAAACCTTCTTCAACGGCCGCACGTGTCGCATTCAAAGCATCTTCAATACGGTACTTACGTTCCTTCAATTCTGTTTCTGTAGCTGCCCCAACGTTAATCACGGCAACACCACCTGCTAGCTTAGCCAAACGTTCTTGCAACTTTTCACGATCAAAGTCAGATGTTGTTTGGCTGATTTGCTTCTTCAACATGTCAACACGTTCAGCGATCGCATCCTTTGCCCCAGCACCTTCAACAATTGTTGTTGCATCCTTGGTAACATTTACCTTAGCTGCTTGTCCCAATTGTGCCAAAGTTGCATCCTTCAAACCTAGACCAAGGTCATCTGTAATAACAGTTCCCCCAGTTAGGATGGCAATATCTGCCAACAAGTCCTTACGACGGTCACCAAAGCCAGGTGCCTTCGCCGCAACAACGTTGAATGTTCCACGCATCTTGTTCAAAACCAATGTTGGCAAGGCTTCCCCAGCAATATCATCCGCAATGATGAATAGGGCACGTCCTTGTTCAACAACACTTTGCAATAATGGCAAGATATCTTGAATGTTGTTGATTTTCTTATCAGTAATCAAGATGTATGGATTTTCAAGTGCTGCTTCCATCTTATCTTCGTCAGTAACCATGTATTGTGACAAGTAACCACGATCAAATTGCATACCTTCCACAACATCCAATGTTGTTTCGATACCCTTTGATTCTTCAATCGTAATGACACCGTCGTTACCAACCTTGTCCATTGCTTCAGCAATCAAATCACCAACTTCAGCATTAGCAGCTGAAATAGACGCAACTTGCGCCACTTCTTCCTTAGACGAAACGGTCTTAGACATTTCGTGCAATGCCTTTACAGCTGTAGCGGTTGCTGTTTCAATTCCACGACGAACGCCAACTGGATTAGCACCAGCTGTTACGTTCTTCATCCCTTCGTTCACAATGGCTTGGGCCAAAACAGTCGCAGTTGTTGTTCCATCTCCTGCAATGTCGTTTGTCTTTGATGCAACTTCGGCAACTAACTTAGCACCCATGTCTTCAAAGTGGTCTTCTAATTCAATGGCCTTCGCAATTGTAACACCATCATTTGTAATGGTTGGTGCACCATATGCTTGTTCTAAGACCACATTACGTCCCTTAGGACCAATTGTTGTCTTAACTGTGTTCGCTAACTTGTCCACACCGATTTGCATCTTTGAACGTGCATCTTCAGCAAATTTAATATCTTTAGCCATGTCTTTTCCCCTTTTATATTCTGTTTTTTATCTTTTTAAATGATTTATATTTAAGTCGCTTAATTGCTGTTTGGCTTAAAGCACACCAATGATGTCCTTAGCATGCAAGACCAATAGATCTTCGCCATCAACAACAATTTGTGTCCCAGCGTATTGATCAAACAATACTTCATCACCAACCACAATTCCTTGTGGTGCAGTCAAATCACCCATTGTGTGCTCAGATACTGCCACAACAGTTCCCACGATTGACTTTTCTTGTGCATTTGAGGCTAACAAGATACCACCCACTGATTGTTCAGTTTCTTGCGCCAAACGCAAAACAACACGATCTCCTAAAGGCTTTAACATAATGATGTCCTCCACAATTTTTTATTAGCACTCTCGTTATCTAAGTGCCAATTCAACATAACTATCATATCATATTTAGCGCAAATAAAAAAGCATCCCACTCGATTAGGATGCTTTTTTATCGGAACTGCTTAAAACTCTTCCAAGGTCATTGAAAGCTCAGTCCAACGCTCTTCTAATTCTTCATTTTCTGTGTTTAAACGGGCACTTTCTTCAGACAATTGCGTCAATTGATACACATCTTGCGCCAATTCAGGGGCATTCATTTCTGTATCGATTTCAGCTAAGCGTGTCTCAATTGCGGTCATTTGCTTTTCAACGTCTGCTAATTCACGTTCCAGCTTGCGTTGTGCTTTCTGACGTTCTTTACGTTCTTGATTACTCAAGACTGCTTCAGATGGTTCATCTACTGCCACTGCTTCTTCGGCTTGCTTATTGGCAACTCGCTTTTCTAGATAGTAGTCATAGTCCCCATCAAAGAAAGTTGTGCCATCGGCTGTCAATTCAATAATTTCAGACGCAACTGAATTAATAAAGTAACGGTCGTGCGAAACAAAGAAAATAGTTCCATTGTATTCGTTCAAAGCTGTTTCCAACACTTCACGAGAATCAATATCCAAGTGATTCGTTGGTTCGTCCAGAATCAAACAATTTGCTTTTTCTAACGACAATTTTGTCAGCAATAAACGCGCACGTTCACCACCTGATAGTGATGACACTTTTTTATCAACGGCTTCACCACTGAACATAAATGATCCTAGAATCGTACGGACGTCCTTTTCAGGCATCAATGGATGGGCATCCCAAATTGTGTTAATCACTGTCTTGTTTTCATCAAGGACTTGTTGTTCTTGATCATAGTAACCAACCGTGACACTTGAGCCAATACGCATTGTGCCACCCAACAAAGGCAAACGATCTAGCAAGGTCTTAATCAATGTTGATTTTCCAACTCCATTTGGCCCAACTAAGGCGACCGCATGTTGCTTATCAACTTCAAGGTTCACATTCTTAGCCAATATTTCCGTTGGCCCATAACCAATTTTTCCGTCAGCCATACGAATCACTTCATTACCTGAGTCTTCTTCGGCCGCAAACGTAATACGCGCAACACCCGATTCATTTTGTGGTGCTTCAATCTTTTCCATGCGCTCCAATTGCTTACGACGTGATTGCGCACGCTTCGTCGTTGAAGCACGGACAATATTCTTTTGCACAAAGTCTTCTAACTTAGCAATCTCTTCTTGTTGCTTATCGTAAGCTTTTTGTTCACCAAGAATCTTTTGGGCTTTCAATTCCATAAAGCGACTGTAGTTTCCAATGTAGTGATCCAATTGACCAGAATGCATGTCATAAATTTCGTTAACGACACGATCTAAGAAATAACGATCATGGGAAACCACCAACAAAGCCCCATTATAATTTTGCAAGTATTGTTCTAACCAAGCTAATGTTTCCATATCCAAATGGTTAGTTGGTTCGTCTAAAATCAACAAATCAGGCGTTTCTAACAATTGCTTTGCAATTGCCAAACGTGTACGTTGTCCTCCAGACAATGAATCAATTTTACGGTCATAAAACGACTCATCAAAACCAAATCCATGTAAGACACTACGAATCGTGGCTTCATAACCATAACCATTTTTCTCTTTAAAATCATATTGCATTTGGTCATAATCTGTTAACAAACGTTGATAGGCTTCACCTTCATAATCTGTCACATTAGCCATAGCCGTTTCAACTTCACGCATTTTAGTTTCTAATGCAATCACGTCGGCAAAGACTTCACGCATTTCATTGTACACAGACAATGTTGAATCTAGACCTGAATTTTGTGCCAAATAAGCCACACGTAGTCCTTTTTTACGAGATATTTCACCTTCATCCGGTGTCGTTTCACCCGTAATCATTTTCAATAGCGTTGACTTTCCAGCCCCGTTACGACCAACTAGACCGACACGCCCTTTATCTTGAATTTGCATCGAAAGGTGTTCAAAGAATGTCACACCGTTAAAGCGACGCGTTACATCACTTGCTTGTAAAATAATCATTTTTTCATCCTATATTTTTATATCTTATATGTTTCCAATTCATTAACTAACTGGTCACGCCTTATTTGAACTGTTGTCGTACTTCCGAAACGAAATACAAAGAGCCCGTTATCACCGTCATATCCGTTTGCGCTTGTAAGCTCTTCAATGCTGTTTGCCAGTCATCCCCCCATGTTAATCGTGGATGCGTAAATGGTAAGCCAGCAATCGCTTGTCGGCTTCCTGGCGCTGTAAACGGCACAACAACAATTTTCAGATTGGTTTCCGCTAATAAATGGCGTAGCATTTGTTCGAAATGTTTATCAGCTAATGCGCTAAAAACAATCCCAACGGTTTTATCACCGTATGAGCTACGCAGTGTTTGAACCAAGGCATCAATCCCAGCGACATTATGGGCCCCATCTACAATCACCAAAGGATGGTCTGCCACAGTTTCAAATCTAGCGGGCCAAATGACATGCCGTAAGCCTTCTTGAATCGCCGCATCTGCAATCGTAACCCCTAACATCGGCGCTACTGTTTGTACGGTTTTAATCGCCACAGCCGCATTACCAATTTGATACTGACCATTCAGGTTTAACTGCACCGGTAGCTTATGCTGATCTATCACATACGTTAATTGATGATCTACTGTCCTCATGCCAAATGATTGACCGTAAACATATAGATCACTATCACGCTTCTGAGCAATATCTTGCACAACCGTTAACGCCTCTTGTGGTAAATCCCCCACAATCACTGGCTTACCCGGCGCAATAATATCGGCTTTTTGCTGGGTAATTTCAGTAAGCGTATCCCCTAACACATGCATATGATCATATGACACCGAAGTGATCACAGCTGCTAGTTTATCGGCGATAATCTGGGTACTATCCCACATCCCACCAATCCCAACTTCTAAAATCACCACATCTACAGGCATCTGTTCAAAGTACATAAACATCAAGACCGTTACAATTTCAAACTCAGTTAATTCAAAACCAGGATGTGCAACATCTTGCGCACGCACTAATGGTTCTAATCTTTGCACCAAGGTTAATAATTGTGCATCTGAAATTGGCCCGTTATTATCTTGAATTGTTTCATTGAATCGTTCGATAAACGGCGAGCTGAACAAACCAACTTGTAGGTTAGCAGCACGCAAGATGCTAGCCATCATTTGACTTGTTGAGCCTTTACCATTTGTTCCGGTGACATGAATATATTTTTGTTTGTGTTCAGGATGATTCAGGGTCGCCAAAATAAACCCCAACCGATCGAAAGTTGGTGTTTTGGTCCATTTATGACGCCCATGTATAAAGGCTAAAGCTTGTTCATATGTCTCAATCATTAGCTCACTCATCCCATTTTGATACTTCAATCGTATCATGAATGTTAAGAAACCTAAATGACCAATGTCAAAGCTTTA includes these proteins:
- a CDS encoding bifunctional folylpolyglutamate synthase/dihydrofolate synthase, which produces MIETYEQALAFIHGRHKWTKTPTFDRLGFILATLNHPEHKQKYIHVTGTNGKGSTSQMMASILRAANLQVGLFSSPFIERFNETIQDNNGPISDAQLLTLVQRLEPLVRAQDVAHPGFELTEFEIVTVLMFMYFEQMPVDVVILEVGIGGMWDSTQIIADKLAAVITSVSYDHMHVLGDTLTEITQQKADIIAPGKPVIVGDLPQEALTVVQDIAQKRDSDLYVYGQSFGMRTVDHQLTYVIDQHKLPVQLNLNGQYQIGNAAVAIKTVQTVAPMLGVTIADAAIQEGLRHVIWPARFETVADHPLVIVDGAHNVAGIDALVQTLRSSYGDKTVGIVFSALADKHFEQMLRHLLAETNLKIVVVPFTAPGSRQAIAGLPFTHPRLTWGDDWQTALKSLQAQTDMTVITGSLYFVSEVRQQFK